The following proteins are encoded in a genomic region of Rhizobium sp. CCGE531:
- a CDS encoding YjhX family toxin: protein MDISRAEQRILHLLAQGGRIEIERSENKKIETAHCFTRDGWVYPDFDIDLFRRLKRLKAIKSTDGHPYRINEKGLRLVRAQLNNR, encoded by the coding sequence ATGGACATTTCCCGCGCCGAACAGCGCATCCTGCACCTGCTCGCCCAGGGCGGGCGCATCGAAATCGAACGCAGCGAAAACAAGAAGATCGAGACCGCTCACTGCTTTACGCGAGACGGCTGGGTCTACCCTGATTTCGACATCGACCTCTTCCGCCGGCTGAAACGCCTCAAGGCCATCAAATCCACCGACGGTCATCCCTACCGCATCAACGAAAAGGGATTGCGGCTGGTGAGGGCGCAGTTGAACAATCGATAG
- a CDS encoding GNAT family N-acetyltransferase → MIHIRNAHEGETAVLASIGLRSWQQAMGSIGSPGELLESASEAFTNFTRNLWLTITVIELNGEAVGWAAREALDEAISDFWIDPDFVRRGLGSALLARIEEDVREQGLEKVSLQSHAGNTDAIAFFRARGYAIHWLSIVYSPKLDSDVPTVGLSKSLVDESDGAYGPGI, encoded by the coding sequence ATGATCCATATTCGCAATGCCCATGAAGGCGAAACGGCGGTGTTGGCAAGCATCGGCCTGCGCTCCTGGCAGCAGGCCATGGGCTCGATCGGAAGCCCAGGCGAGCTGCTGGAAAGCGCCAGCGAAGCCTTTACGAATTTCACCCGCAATCTCTGGCTGACGATCACCGTCATAGAGCTGAATGGCGAGGCGGTCGGCTGGGCCGCGCGCGAGGCGCTGGACGAGGCGATCTCCGATTTCTGGATCGATCCGGATTTCGTTCGGCGAGGCCTCGGCTCCGCTCTGCTTGCGCGGATCGAAGAGGACGTGCGCGAGCAGGGGCTGGAAAAGGTTTCCCTGCAAAGCCATGCGGGGAATACGGACGCCATAGCCTTCTTCAGGGCGCGCGGCTATGCGATCCACTGGCTGTCGATTGTCTATTCCCCGAAGCTCGACAGCGACGTGCCGACCGTGGGGCTTTCGAAATCGCTGGTCGATGAGAGCGATGGCGCCTACGGACCGGGCATATAG
- the gatB gene encoding Asp-tRNA(Asn)/Glu-tRNA(Gln) amidotransferase subunit GatB, which yields MTLVDVRTPDPKRFIPGATGDWEIVIGMEVHAQVLSKSKLFSGASTEFGKPQNSNVSLVDAAMPGMLPVINQECVKQAVRTGLGLKAQINKRSIFDRKNYFYPDLPQGYQISQFKDPIIGEGKIVISLGPDRQGQFEDIEIGIERLHLEQDAGKSMHDQHATMSYVDLNRSGVALMEIVSKPDIRSSDEAKAYMTKLRSIVRYLGTCDGNMDEGSMRADVNVSVRRPGGEFGTRCEIKNVNSIRFIGQAIEYEARRQIGILEDGGKIDQETRLFDPNKGETRSLRTKEDAHDYRYFPDPDLLPLEFDDAFVAKLAEHLPELPDDKKERFVRELGLSIYDASVLVSEKAIADYFEAVAAGRDGKMAANWVINDLLGALNKSGKDIEETPVSPAQLGAIIDLIKAETISGKIAKDLFEIVLNEGGDPAEIVEARGMKQVTDTGAIEKAVDEIIAANPDQVAKVKAKPTLAGWFVGQVMKSTGGKANPQAVQALVKAKLGIEEE from the coding sequence ATGACCCTTGTCGACGTCCGCACGCCAGATCCGAAACGCTTCATTCCCGGTGCCACTGGCGATTGGGAAATCGTTATCGGCATGGAAGTCCATGCCCAGGTGTTGAGCAAGTCCAAGCTCTTCTCCGGCGCCTCGACCGAGTTCGGCAAGCCGCAGAATTCCAACGTGTCGCTGGTCGATGCCGCCATGCCCGGCATGCTGCCCGTCATCAACCAGGAATGCGTCAAGCAGGCCGTGCGCACCGGTCTTGGCCTGAAGGCTCAGATCAACAAGCGTTCGATCTTCGACCGCAAGAACTATTTCTATCCCGACCTGCCGCAGGGCTATCAGATCTCGCAGTTCAAGGATCCGATCATCGGCGAAGGCAAGATCGTCATATCCCTTGGTCCCGATCGCCAGGGCCAGTTCGAGGATATCGAGATCGGCATCGAGCGCCTGCACCTGGAACAGGATGCCGGCAAGTCGATGCACGACCAGCACGCCACCATGTCCTATGTCGATCTCAACCGCTCCGGCGTTGCGCTGATGGAAATCGTCTCCAAGCCGGACATCCGCTCGTCCGACGAGGCGAAGGCCTATATGACGAAGCTGCGCTCGATCGTGCGCTACCTCGGCACCTGCGACGGCAACATGGACGAAGGCTCCATGCGCGCCGACGTCAACGTTTCCGTTCGCCGTCCGGGCGGCGAATTCGGCACGCGCTGCGAGATCAAGAACGTCAACTCCATCCGCTTCATCGGTCAGGCGATCGAATATGAAGCGCGCCGGCAGATCGGCATTCTGGAAGATGGCGGCAAGATCGACCAGGAGACCCGCCTGTTCGATCCGAACAAGGGCGAGACCCGCTCCCTGCGCACCAAGGAAGATGCGCATGACTACCGCTATTTCCCTGATCCGGATCTGTTGCCACTGGAATTTGACGACGCCTTCGTTGCGAAGCTTGCCGAGCATCTGCCGGAACTGCCCGACGACAAGAAGGAGCGTTTCGTTCGCGAGCTCGGCCTCTCGATCTACGACGCTTCCGTTCTGGTTTCGGAAAAGGCGATCGCCGATTATTTCGAAGCTGTTGCGGCTGGCCGCGACGGCAAGATGGCTGCCAACTGGGTGATCAACGACTTGCTGGGCGCTCTGAACAAATCAGGCAAAGACATTGAAGAGACTCCGGTTTCGCCCGCTCAGCTCGGCGCGATCATCGATCTCATCAAGGCCGAGACCATCTCCGGCAAGATCGCCAAGGATCTGTTCGAAATCGTGCTCAACGAGGGCGGCGATCCCGCCGAAATCGTCGAAGCGCGTGGTATGAAGCAGGTCACCGATACCGGCGCGATCGAAAAGGCCGTCGACGAGATCATCGCCGCCAACCCGGATCAGGTCGCCAAGGTCAAGGCCAAGCCGACGCTTGCCGGCTGGTTCGTCGGCCAGGTCATGAAGTCGACCGGCGGCAAGGCCAATCCGCAGGCCGTGCAGGCGCTGGTCAAGGCCAAGCTCGGCATCGAAGAGGAATAA
- a CDS encoding GNAT family N-acetyltransferase, translated as MFFVRTASEQDLEKVRALLGETWHATYDRIYGPEKVDELHASWHSPASLKARLANKNSEFLVADDGRTIGGMGYAAMSKEMTKTVMLYMLYVSPSHQRQGIGRDIFAELETCFPDAEVMRLEVEPQNEPAIAFYKAHGFVEVGHTENCGNGQSGIPALVFEKPLTGH; from the coding sequence GTGTTCTTCGTCCGCACCGCCAGCGAGCAGGACCTGGAAAAGGTCCGCGCTCTGCTCGGCGAGACCTGGCATGCGACCTACGACCGGATCTACGGGCCGGAAAAGGTCGACGAACTGCACGCCTCCTGGCATTCGCCGGCTTCGCTGAAAGCGCGACTGGCGAACAAGAATTCCGAATTCCTGGTGGCCGATGACGGCAGGACGATCGGCGGCATGGGCTATGCTGCCATGTCCAAAGAGATGACCAAGACCGTTATGCTCTACATGCTCTATGTCAGCCCGAGCCATCAGCGTCAGGGTATCGGCCGTGACATCTTCGCGGAACTGGAGACCTGCTTTCCGGATGCGGAGGTCATGCGTCTGGAAGTCGAGCCGCAGAACGAACCTGCAATCGCATTCTACAAGGCGCATGGCTTCGTCGAGGTCGGCCACACGGAAAATTGCGGGAATGGGCAATCGGGCATTCCGGCGCTGGTTTTTGAAAAGCCACTGACGGGTCACTGA
- a CDS encoding GNAT family N-acetyltransferase, translating into MEDARLVIREAEESDLSSLIELFAADSMGSHGDTADPSAYDNYLRAFRTIAASSNQTLYAAELAGEIVGTFQTIVVTSLYGRGSSVMVIEAVQTRADMRGQGIGVAMINFCIDEAKAGGMRMVQLTSNAVRKDAHRFYERLGFKPTHLGFKMTLK; encoded by the coding sequence ATGGAAGATGCCCGCCTTGTGATCCGCGAAGCGGAAGAATCCGACCTTTCTTCCTTGATTGAGCTCTTCGCCGCCGACAGCATGGGCAGCCACGGCGATACGGCCGATCCTTCCGCCTATGACAATTATCTGCGCGCCTTTCGCACCATCGCCGCGTCGTCGAACCAGACGCTCTACGCCGCCGAGCTTGCCGGCGAGATCGTCGGTACATTCCAGACGATCGTCGTCACCTCGCTGTATGGGCGGGGATCGTCCGTGATGGTCATCGAAGCTGTTCAGACGCGGGCTGACATGCGCGGGCAGGGGATCGGGGTGGCGATGATCAATTTCTGCATCGACGAGGCAAAGGCTGGCGGCATGCGGATGGTGCAGCTGACCTCGAATGCGGTGCGCAAGGATGCGCATCGCTTCTATGAAAGACTGGGTTTCAAGCCGACGCATCTGGGCTTCAAGATGACATTGAAATGA
- a CDS encoding NADH:ubiquinone oxidoreductase subunit NDUFA12: protein MWNLIVQTFTWWNSQTMGTRFATWRFGKRVGEDEFGNVYYEGGMSSYGLPKRWVIYKGYAEASAIPPGWHGWMHHRTDVPPTRENYVAKDWQKEHRANPTGSPQAYRPPGSLAVAGERPRVTGDYDAWTPGN from the coding sequence ATGTGGAATCTCATCGTACAGACCTTCACCTGGTGGAACAGTCAGACCATGGGGACGCGGTTCGCGACCTGGCGGTTTGGCAAGCGTGTCGGCGAGGATGAATTCGGCAACGTCTATTACGAAGGCGGCATGTCCTCCTATGGCCTTCCGAAGCGCTGGGTGATCTACAAAGGCTATGCGGAAGCCTCTGCCATTCCTCCGGGCTGGCACGGCTGGATGCATCATCGCACCGACGTTCCGCCGACCAGGGAAAACTATGTTGCCAAGGACTGGCAGAAGGAACATCGCGCCAACCCCACAGGCTCGCCGCAGGCTTACCGTCCGCCGGGTTCTCTCGCCGTTGCCGGTGAGCGTCCGCGCGTGACCGGCGACTACGACGCCTGGACGCCGGGCAACTGA
- a CDS encoding DUF2155 domain-containing protein codes for MTFSTRSASLRAMAGAGLALFAGIMAVSTAEAARISNPVAVFSGLDKITGRITTFDVYVNETVQFGALQVTPRACYSRDETEQQKVDGFVEVDEITLDRRIRRIFTGWMFADSPGLNAVEHPIYDVWLKECKQKSDLPPPDSAGAK; via the coding sequence ATGACGTTTTCCACGCGGAGCGCTTCTTTGCGTGCAATGGCGGGAGCTGGCCTTGCTCTCTTTGCCGGCATTATGGCGGTTTCCACTGCAGAGGCTGCCCGCATTTCCAACCCAGTTGCCGTTTTCTCCGGCCTCGACAAGATCACCGGCCGCATCACGACCTTCGACGTCTATGTCAATGAGACGGTGCAGTTCGGCGCGCTGCAGGTCACGCCGCGCGCCTGCTATTCGCGAGACGAAACCGAACAGCAGAAGGTGGACGGTTTCGTCGAGGTGGACGAAATTACGCTCGACCGTCGCATCCGGCGCATTTTCACCGGCTGGATGTTCGCCGACAGCCCCGGCCTCAATGCCGTCGAGCACCCGATCTATGACGTCTGGCTGAAAGAGTGCAAGCAGAAGTCCGACCTTCCGCCGCCGGACAGCGCCGGCGCGAAATAA